A genome region from Carya illinoinensis cultivar Pawnee chromosome 2, C.illinoinensisPawnee_v1, whole genome shotgun sequence includes the following:
- the LOC122301934 gene encoding protein FAR1-RELATED SEQUENCE 5-like codes for MDDDGRLRNVFWADTRSRASYKYFGDVVTFDTTYMTNRYGMPFAPFVGVNHHGQSILLGATLISSEDTETFTWLFHTWLNCMDGEAPKAIITDQDRVMKNAISLVFPNTQHRFCLWHILKKLPEKLGSHGAYKTGLKSQLLNCVYDSHTIEEFEGSWEELITKYNLQNNAWLKSLYDERTYWAPMFMKDVFWVGMSTTQRSEIMNAFFDGYVHARTNLKKFVDQFDNACRKKIENESAADVHSFNVTIPVVSPSPLEKIF; via the coding sequence ATGGATGATGACGGGCGGTTGAGGAATGTATTCTGGGCGGATACACGAAGTAGGGCATCCTacaaatattttggtgatgtcgTCACATTCGACACGACATACATGACAAACAGATATGGGATGCCATTTGCAccgtttgttggtgtaaaccatcaTGGCCAGTCAATTTTGTTGGGGGCAACATTAATTTCTAGCGAGGATACAGAAACGTTTACATGGTTGTTTCATACTTGGTTGAACTGTATGGATGGTGAAGCTCCCAAGGCTATTATCACAGATCAAGATAGAGTcatgaaaaatgcaataagTCTCGTATTTCCAAATACCCAGCACAGATTTTGCTTATggcacatattaaaaaaattgcccGAGAAGCTAGGTTCACATGGTGCATACAAAACCGGGTTGAAAAGTCAGTTGCTAAATTGTGTATATGACTCTCACACAATAGAGGAGTTTGAGGGATCTTGGGAGGAGTTAATTACGAAGTACAACTTGCAGAATAATGCATGGTTGAAGAGTTTATACGATGAACGTACGTATTGGGCACCGATGTTCATGAAAGACGTTTTCTGggttggaatgagtacaactcAACGAAGCGAGATTATGAATGCTTTTTTCGATGGGTATGTTCATGCAAGGACAAACTTAAAAAAGTTTGTCGATCAGTTCGATAATGCCTGCaggaagaagattgagaatgaaagtGCTGCAGATGTCCACTCATTCAATGTCACAATTCCCGTTGTATCTCCCTCGCCACTTGAGAAGATTTTCTAA
- the LOC122301935 gene encoding protein FAR1-RELATED SEQUENCE 6-like gives MLATLPTLDRKDGVIATYHVEDEVNVDDFIKEVTHTVYFNEAECEVQCSCALFKMRGILCRHVLGIMRVNKVRTIPDKYILDRWRKDIKRTYTLIRSSYDIVDQRSEVRRYSRIIKKCYEVATNAASCDEHTEDILANLDALNNSYRTKKPPSKVIIYTPDEMTAASSTKVLSPHVVRGKGRPPSLGKKLMIERVKLATKKASDKAKRKQVH, from the coding sequence ATGCTTGCAACTCTTCCAACTCTTGACCGCAAGGATGGGGTAATTGCCACTTACCATGTCGAAGATGAAGTGAATGTTGACGATTTCATCAAAGAGGTGACCCACACAGTCTACTTTAATGAGGCCGAATGTGAAGTGCAGTGTTCATGTGCCTTGTTTAAGATGAGAGGGATTTTGTGTAGACATGTCTTGGGCATTATGAGAGTTAATAAAGTTCGTACAATTCCAGATAAGTACATactagatcgatggaggaaagaCATAAAAAGAACATACACTCTTATTAGAAGTAGTTATGACATTGTTGATCAGAGGTCTGAAGTTAGGAGATATTCACGTATCATCAAGAAATGCTACGAAGTAGCCACAAATGCAGCATCATGTGATGAGCACACTGAGGATATTCTAGCTAATTTAGATGCATTGAACAATAGCTACCGCACGAAGAAGCCACCGTCAAAGGTTATAATTTATACACCCGATGAGATGACAGCTGCGAGTTCAACCAAAGTGCTTAGTCCCCATGTAGTGAGAGGAAAAGGCAGACCACCATCTCTTgggaaaaaattaatgattgaGAGAGTGAAACTCGCGACGAAGAAGGCTAGTGATAAAGCTAAACGTAAACAGGTTCATTGA
- the LOC122301536 gene encoding uncharacterized protein LOC122301536 — MLSGEKVSSEDSSSSLVTHTLRNNPMCTCGSPASLRTSNTPRNPGRSFFGCSKYNSQGLPHCNYFKWADSDSCHEREKELVKLKIEMLRKEEELHLAQAEAQQIAKEVRRRDEEVQRREEDVRRREEEVRSWMVEVRKVLEEVRKRDGEIVKSDLGVQRQCTNIKLWCIICILFYLYFSRSQ, encoded by the exons ATGTTGTCTGGAGAAAAGGTATCGAGTgaagattcttcttcttcacttgtTACTCATACTTTGAGAAACAATCCAATGTGCACTTGTGGGTCACCTGCTTCACTTAGAACATCGAATACGCCAAGAAATCCAGGTCGATCATTCTTTGGGTGTTCCAAGTACAATTCTCAG GGGTTACCACACTGCAACTATTTCAAATGGGCAGATAGCGATAGCTGCcatgaaagggaaaaagaacttgttaaattaaaaattgagatgTTAAGAAAGGAGGAAGAGCTTCACCTTGCACAAGCAGAGGCTCAACAAATAGCCAAAGAGGTTCGAAGAAGAGATGAAGAGGttcaaagaagagaggaagatgttcgaagaagagaggaagaggttcGAAGTTGGATGGTAGAGGTTCGAAAAGTCTTGGAAGAGGTTCGAAAAAGAGATGGGGAAATTGTCAAGAGTGACTTGGGAGTCCAGCGTCAATGCACAAATATAAAACTGTGGtgtataatttgtatattattttatttgtacttCTCACGATCGCAGTGA